TGGAGTCAGGGCAGAGTCAGTGTGCTCAGGGTGGAGTCAGTGCGCTCAGGGTGGAGTCAGTGTGCTCAGGGCAGAGTCAGTGCTCTCAGGGCAGAGTCAGTGCTCTCAGGGCGGAGTCAGAGCGAGCAGGGCGGAGTCAGTGCTCTCAGGGCGGAGTCAGTGCGAGCAGGGCGGAGTCAGAGCGAGCAGGGCGGAGTCAGTGCGAGCAGGGCGGAGTCAGAGCGAGCAGGGCGGAGTCAGTGCGAGCAGGGCGGAGTCAGTGCGAGCAGGGCGGAGTCAGGGCCGTGTAAGCGTACCTATCGCCTCCTCGAAAGCAAACAGCACGGTCCGGCCCTGGTCCAGCAGCTGCTTGGCCCGGTTCCCCATCCACTTAAAGCCAGTCAGGGTTTCCTGAGCAGGAGGAAATGCTCCGTCAGAAAACATGCCGGCCGCACAGCACCCTGGTGGGCGCTAGGCGATGACATGACCCCCCCGACCCCGGTTTACCGTACGGCGTCTGAAACTGCAATGAACGGTGCGCAAAAAATGCAAGCCCTTCTTCTATcgttaattaattatttagaagatggattgattgactgattgattgacagatGAATTCTCCTCACGCGTACCTCGAAGTGGAAGCCCTGCTTGAGCGCGATGGCGCGCAGGATCTTGGACGACACGGTGCTGGCCAGCATGTAGACGTCCTTCACCTTGGAAGGTTCCGGAAACTTCTGCCTCCAGCAGCGGAACAGCCACCAGCCCAGCAGAGCGCCCAGCTCGTTCCCCGAGAACACCCGCCACTGACCGCTagcagacacacaacacagcgtCGCTACGACcgccctcaccctcacactaaccctcaccctcacacacaccctcacactaaccctcaccctcacccacacccccacccccaccctcacactaaccctcacccacacccccacccctcacactAACCCTCACCCGCCACTGACCGCTagcagacacacaacacagcgtCGCTACGACcgccctcaccctcacccccaccctcacccacacccccacccctcacactaaccctcacccacacccctcacactaaccctcacccacacccccaccctcacactaaccctcacccccacccctcacactaaccctcacccacacccccaccctcacactaaccctcacccacacccccacccctcacactcacacacaccctcacactaaccctcacccacacccccacccctcaccctcaccctcacactaaccctcacccacacccccacccctcacactaaccctcacccacacccacaccctcacactaaccctcacccacaccctcacactaaccctcaccctcaccctcacactaaccctcacccacacccccacccctcacactaaccctcacccacacccacaccctcacactaaccctcacccacaccctcacactaaccctcaccctcaccctcacactaaccctcacccacacccccaccctcacactaaccctcacccacacccccacccctcacactaaccctcaccctcacccacacccacaccctcaccctcacactaaccctcaccctcacactaacccccaccctcacactaaccctcacccacacccccaccctcacactaaccctcaccctcacactaaccctcaccccctccaccacccttaCCTCTGCTGTTTCTCCGCCACGGCCAGCCGGTCGGCGTCGGGGTCGTTGGCCAGCACCACCGTCGCCCCCTCTTTATCCGCCAGAGCAAAGGACAGCGTCTTCAGACAGACAAACGGACAGAGGACAGCGTCTTCAGACAGACAAACGGACAGGTGTTGGGTGTGCACACTGACACTGTAGACAGGGTcggggttagggctagggtcaGCGCTAGGTGTGCACAGTGTAAACGGGgtcggggttagggttagggtcggGGTTAGGGTCAGGCTCACCAGcaccccctctccttcctcaggGTTGGGGTACTTGACCGTGGGGAACTCGGGGTCGGGTTCCTTCTGCTCTGGGACAGCGAAGGGGGGGCGCAGATCAAAGGCCTGGAACGCTGACTGGACGAACGCATGCCCCACTCCGTGGACAGACGTGTGCACAAACTTGACCTCTGAACTCTTGTTGATGCtcctgggggggagggaaacATGGACAATGGAGAATAAAATAACactggagaaaagaaaataaaccctACCCTGCATCCCTATGAAGATTCTACAAATCACTGGTGGTTAGAGATGTGTTTAAACCCCTTCAACTACACAGCACTCAGAGGCTGAAATATGGTATATATCTGCAATCCATCaccttcaccaccaccatcatcatcactgtcatcGTAACCACCCTcaataccatcatcatcatcaacctCTCAGTCATCAGCGCCACCCTGCAGCATGCAGAAGCGCAGTGATGCAACCCACAGTGACAGTGACGCACCCCATGGTGACACAGTGACGCACCCCATAGTGGTGCACCCCACAGTGACACAGTGAGGCACCCCACAGTGACACAGTGAGGCACCCCACAGTGACACAGTGACACACCCCACAGTGACACAGCCCTACCTGTGGAAGCACATGTCCTGAATGGCCAGGAAGTACTCCCGCTGGATGTCCTGGAGGGGGTCCTTCACCAGCGGGCTGTCCCGGACCAGCTGGTCCTCCCAGGCCTGGGGCCAGGGCTCCAGGCTCTCCTCGACGGCGCTGGCGATGCCCGTGTCATGAGGCGGGATGATCTGGGCGCCATTGTCCCAGtacacctgtcactcacagcaatcagaggggagggggcggagcctgcatTACAGCTGCAGCTACTTATTCAAACAGACACCTGTGTGAGCCCGTTCACACTGGGAATGCACAGCTAGAATGAGCAGGAAACCCTCTGCTTTGAGTGAGCACACtctgtaaagcacacacactccctgctttGAGTGAGCACACtctgtaaagcacacacactccctgctttGAGTGAGCACactgtaaagcacacacactccctgctttGAGTGAGCACACtctgtaaagcacacacactccctgctgtGGGTGAGCACACtctgtaaagcacacacactccctgctttGAATGAGCACACtctgtaaagcacacacactccctgctttGAGTGAGCACACtctgtaaagcacacacactccctgctttGAGTGAGCACACtctgtaaagcacacacactccctgctttGAGTGAGCACACtctgtaaagcacacacactccctgctttGCGTGAGCACACtctgtaaagcacacacactccctgctttGAGTGAGCACACtctgtaaagcacacacactccctgctttGCGTGAGCACACtctgtaaagcacacacactccctgctttGAGTGAGCACACtctgtaaagcacacacactccctgctttGCGTGAGCACACtctgtaaagcacacacactccctgctttGCGTGAGCACtctgtaaagcacacacactccctgctctGCGTGAGCACACtctgtaaagcacacacactccctgctttGAGTGAGCACACtctgtaaagcacacacactccctgctttGAGTGAGCACACtctgtaaagcacacacactccctgctttGAGTGAGCACACtctgtaaagcacacacactccctgctttGCGTGAGCACACtctgtaaagcacacacactcctctgaaATATACGCATCAACTTTAAGCACAGAACGGTAATCAAATATTGTTATCCCTAAACATACTTTTAATCTACGAAACCTAgaagacattattattatattatattatattatattatattatattatattatattatattatattttatattatattatattatattattaaagcGCATCTTTAATGGCTCTGCAGAAAGCCATGGCAAAGCATGCGGTCCATTAAAGGACTTTGCAGTTGCATGATTGATGTCACATCAACCAACGACAGCCGTGTGAGAGATTAAACGCACGTCTGAGGACCAGCTACAGGGCGGTCTTTAGGGTGTGTGCAGgatcacattttaatttccacCCAGCACCCTACGCTGCAGCCACTTtgcattacccacaatgcactgccaCAGGGCCAAGGCCTGTCTGTAGAACACGGCGGAAGGTTCTACCTTGTAGCCGTTGTCCTGTTTCGGGTTGTGAGACGCCGTCACCATGATCCCAGCACAGAGCTTCAGGTGGGACACTGtgaagggctggggggggtggcggcatTGTGAAAACCAGATTAGTGTGGAACTATGGCAGAATGACACTGAACACCAGCTGTTTTCAAGCTGCTTAaatgtgattacatttttttaattattcgaAACACTGACAAGAGAATGAagcaaaatatttacagtacattttgaaatgacagtCAAGttactttatatatattttatattcatccaacatttcatcattttaggGATGGCTTTTCAATCACTGCCAGGGTACTTTCAGATCAAGGCATAAAAATGCGTGACTCCATCTGCAGCTATAGGGGGATATTACAGGGGCAGTGGGGCTTCTGGGTAAACTATCGCTGCTGTGCAGCCTTGGATGGCTGGATATTATATCAAACAGACATGGatgcgtatgtgcgtgtatgcactATCCACAGTGCCCATGCCAAGAGAGATACAAACATTTACAGATACTGCATGTGAGAATTCTTACTACAACAGTTTCTATCTCATGTCCTTGAACATGATTACAGCCAaacaaaatgtaggctacctTCCAAATATTAATGGAGTTTTAAATAATTGAGTCTTTCTTTATGAATCTTACCACCTCCCTAttccttttatttcctttagGAAATAAGATTCAGAATGCGGGCGAGCTTTAGCCACAATGCTTGGATGCACTGCACATTAAGGGCTGCAGATGTTGGTGTCTGCAAATCAGACCTTGAACTTTACCCAGACACAGATAAATACACAACTGTGTGAGTGTAGTAAATCTGCCCCAAACACTGAGCCTGGATGCGTTGGGCTGGTGATATTAATCCTTTTTCAGATACTAGACGAGCACGATTACAAGTTTGTAAGTTCCGTGAATGATTTAAGAAAATTATAAAAAGCgtttaaaaaatactaataaaaaagtccagtCTACAGCAGAACGAAGGGGATTAAACTTGTCTGGAGGTGTTCAGCCGGTTGGTGAGGAAACGGCTCTGTTTGAGAAACGCAGAGTGGGGACGTACCACAAATGGGGTgggagtgatgtcactgaagAGGTACACCGGAACGCCGCGGCCAATCAGCACTGCGGTGGCGAGGCGGGCGAAGCGCTTGCTGCTCCCGCCGCTCTCAGGGTGCGCACGTGCGTCGAACCCGATCGCCACGCCCCGCGCCTTCAGGTCCGAGAACCTCTGCTCCAGGTACCGGCACAGCCCCTGAGAGGAGAGACCAGTCAGACACGCTGCACAGCCCCTGAGAGAGACCAGTCAGACCAGCTGCACAGCCCCTGAGAGGAGAGACCAGTCAGACCAGCTGCACAGCCCCTGAGAGAGACCAGTCAGACCAGCTGCACAGCCCCTGAGAGGAGAGACCAGTCAGACTAGCTGCACAGCCCCTGAGAGAGACCAGTCAGACCAGCTGCACAGCCCCTGAGAGAGACCAGTCAGACCAGCCGCACAGCCCCTGAGAGGAGAGACCAGTCAGACCAGCTGCACAGCTCCTGAGAGAGACCAGTCAGACCAGCTGCAAAGCCCCTGAGAGGAGAGACCAGTCAGACTAGCTGCACAGCCCCTGAGAGAGACCAGTCAGACACGCCGCACAGCCCCTGAGAGAGACCAGTCAGACCAGCCGCACAGCCCCAGTCAGAGAGGAGAGACCAGTCAGACCAGCCAGTTTAGATtgtttagtaaagtctggcatatataaaaaaaataataataaattaaaaaaggacaGAATGCAGTTGTTACCCTTTATTTGGGCAGTGCAGCCTGCAGTACACAGCCCAGGCAGAGCACAGACTCAAACCCGTTACATAAGCGTGCGAGCCTCATCACGCTCTGCCGCTAGCTGCTGGTTACCATGGCAGCCTGGGGCACAGTTCCTGTTTATTCAGAGTGATGGACAGTTCATCGGCGCACTTTGCTCGTTCCGTGCGGCAGTGTACCTGCAGCAGGTGGGCCGGGTCTCACCTGCGTGGTCTTGATGACGGTCAGGCTCACCTGTGTGGCCTGGATGATGATCAGGCTCACCTGTGTGGTCTGGATGACGGTCAGGCTCACCTGTGTGGTCTGGATGACGGTCAGGCTCACCTGTGTGGTCTGGATGACGGTCAGGCTCACCTGTGTGGTCTGGATGATGGTCAGGTCGTTCATGCAGGAGATCCCGGGCCCCATGGCGGCCCGCAGTCCTGCCGTCCCAAACTCCATCCGCGCCCCAAAACAGCGCCGCAGCTCCTCCACCGACCCCCCCTTCAGCATCGCCCGCACGGCCGCCAGCGTCTTGGGGTTCTGGAACACAGTCCCACAGCACCTCACATGAGAACAGCGACCACGGCGGAAGGGGCAGGCACAACAggtacagcagggctgcccaacctgcTCCTGCAGGgtctcactccaaccctaacaaagcacacctgactctaccaATTCTACTACCAGACATCTAGCTGTTAAATGGGGAgtgcctcctccacccccacccccaggaagATGTAcgcgcatgggtgtgtgtgtgcgtgcgtgcgtgtcatTTTTCATGAGGCTAATCTAGTTTAACTTGAAAAAGAGCACATTTACTCCTTTTGGCTCTGGTTATTTATGCCTGAGTGGCAGTGGCTCAGTTCCCCTGAAGGTGAGCACTTTGCACGAGTCACTTTGAACCTCACAGAGTCCTGAATAAAGGCAAGAGCAAACGCAGCCAGACCCTGCACGTGATGTCACATCTCGCTTCCCCCAGAAAGGCACATTCACATGCAAGCCATCGCTTAGATGCCTACCCAATCGCTCCTGTCAGTCCAAACTGCTGATCCCTTACAGTCCTACTAGATTCCACAGTTCCACCAAGGCAATGGGGTCATAGGGATTTTTACTTTGATAAATTACACTTCTGAACAAAGTTGGAGCTGATTTTAAATACAAGACAAAACGGCAACTGTagtacaagaaagatataggggctctggaaaaggttccaagaagagcaaccaaattcttaatctcttcaagtttAGTAAAAGAAGACTCAGGGGTGAACTccggggattttcaagactaggcttggaACAGTTTTGATACTATCTTGTCTGTTGGTAATCAGAGCAATAGGTACAATTTCTTCAggaaatggcgagcattgtcaTTATGTTATAAGGCGGTTGGCGGACAATTTCTATTCTAAAATAGAGAACTGAAGGAATCTCATGCAGTATTAAATGCTGTCAACACATAAAACACTAATGTACACTGATTATCGATCTGATATCcggtgtttttctttcttttctttttttgagctGACCTTAGTTGTACTTCTCCGAATTATAACGTGAATTGCTGTTTGTCAACCAGCGACAGCATACAATCCTGCATCATAGACTCTGGAGTAGCCAAGGAACggagaaatgttttgtttagcaAAGGCACCACCTCATTAACACTACTTCCgttgttttatttaacacaATAAGTCAACACTAACGTTACTTAACGCTACATTCATTTGTAGCGAGTGTACACCGACCTAGTTTCAGCTACGTAACGTTTTAAGAGGACTACCGTAAACCCTCTGCTCAGTACTTAGATTTGGCAAACTGATCTAACGAAGCTATCTATTCTTGCTAAACAACGTTTGTTTCGTCGGGAAGAGAATTATCATCGGTTTTGTACCTAACCAAGGACTGTGTTGGAATGGAAACTAATGTTTTCACCTAGTAAGTTATcgatggctagctagctgccaAGTTAGGCAACGACTGGTAAAAGAGAAAGTTACAGCAGCTAGCGGACTCTGCGATCATTTCCAAACAACATTTCGGagtacacattaaaaaatatcaaCATGGCCAGCGACACACTTGTTCGTGGAATTACACGTCAAATAATAAGACATAGTCGATCGTTTTCCAAACAAACGCCATAAATCCCAATGACGAGTAGCTAAAATGGACTGCGAGGTAGCACGCACGTCAACGCGCTGCGCAACAATGTAACCGCTTCTAGAAGCTGGTGAGCCCAGCTGGATTTCTATTTCATTGCAAATCTACTTAAAGAATTCCTACCGGTTTACAAATTTGTATAAGTCGGAAAGTTATCTAAATAGTACACACTGTCTTCTAAAAAAAATGCTAGTCCGTCAGCTAAGCAGCTAACGTGACAGCTAGCTAGACAGGCAACATCACCTTGTCGAACTGCAGCCACTGTTTGATGGCATGGTTTAATTTGACGTCCCCTGTCGCGATGTCATTGTCCATGTTTTCTTCCCTTTGTTTGCGTTGACAGCACCTTTTGGTAACGAGTAATACTGCAGCTACAGAACAGGTCAGTCCATACAGAACACCTACAACCAGCGCGCTCTCCCGGGTCAGAGATGAATGAGCCCATGGGCGTGGCGCCCGCGAGGTTACTTCCTACATCAGTATACAAAGCCACGCGTGGGCGGAGTTTGCCCGCTGCGCGACAGAACGTGAATCACGAGTGGATACGCGTGAGAAGCATGTTTAACTTATTTAGATCTAATTTCTTGAACTCTTAAACCAATATGAAGAGATAATATATTAGCCGGTACTaatattgtttaaatgtttctaaattacataaatattttcttgATCAACCACTACCTACCTTGTAAAACTGGACCGTCAAAGGATGCTGCCATATTCGACTTTAGCCATTACATTGTTTGCACACTATGtacctcattcacgaaacatatGTACGATTATTGTAAGAACGTTTTCTAgaacattcatcattttttttcttacccgTGTTTgctcatggctgtttccttatgctaaccacatgaacaggattccgcataaaatgtacaaacagtCAGAactcatcatctcatacacctgggatatgcagaaaaacaaaggtctgcacatgtgtcatgaatcccatattggtttttttgtaggaacatttttaagaacaaaagtaagaacaaTTTAAGAgacgttttgtgaatgaggccgtATGATTCCACAAATGAGACACACAGATGTATTATTGTAGTTTGACTTCATTAAAGATGCAACAAAGGTATAACTGGCACACTGTGAGACATACACCAACTGCCACAATCACTTCGAGATCTCTCCTGTGTAATTCCCAAAAGAACAGTTCCCACACTGTCAAACACACCTCAAAACATTTCTGACTTGACATAGAACAACTATGGTATGTAGCACTTGTCTGGCGAGCTTGTTTTTGCAATCTGTAAACTAATCTACAACTAGCACTTAATCTTTTGGGTGAAAAATACCCCTCTATATGAAATTCAGtacaaatacagcaaaaaatatCTCAACATTTAATCGTAACACtaagtgtgtgtggatgctgcCAGCCACAGGGCCACACGTTCGGTCTGACAGAAGCATTTGCCAGCCCATAACATGGTGAGACAGGtgtagataataataataatcataataatcataacaccATTGTATTAGATGCAATCTAAACTATGTATGTTTCTGATGATATCCAAGTCAAATTTGTGTGCTCAAAAAATCAACAGTCGAGTGGCCATGAAgttttgtttagctttttttttttttttttttaatctcagtaTATCTAGAAACTATAACTACAgtgtattataaaaataaactgacctGGGCTGCCTGTCCTGGGACAGCACAGTTACAGTAAACCATAGACTCTGCACATCCACTAGATACTGAGCTCCATTCTGTTAACTTACATTAAACCATAGAGTCTACACATCCACAAGATACTGAGCTCCATAAGGGCAAAAGACATTCTCTATAGTGCTAAAAACTACCTGCTATGACCTCTGCTGGTTACAGTGTGAGCTGAGATGAGTAGGTGCTGAGTATCTGTGGAGTCTAAAGGATCTGTGATTCAGCTCAGTTATATATTTACAGAGTGAGAAgtgagaggtcaggggtcaggggatGTGTAGTCATGGAAGCGACTGAACCAGGATGATCTTCTCGTTGATGCAGAACCGGTGCAGCACAGTCAGCAGGTTCTCCCCACAGCGGGACACCTGTCTCTCCATGGCCAGCCGGAAGTCCTCCTTCACCCCCTTGGTGATGCCGCGAGTCACCGTGTGGTgcctggaggaggtggaggaggaggaagaggaagaaagcatGAGGACTTGAGGCACATGAGCGGTCCGTACTGCAGAATTTCCAGTTGTTGAGATCGCAGCATCATCCAACACAGAGCAGCTCGTGAGACTGTAACGGCCGCTTCAGGGAATTATGGGGCAGCAACCCGTCTGATCAGGGCTGAAACCAATCAGATCGTTTGCTTCGTCTAAATCTACTGTTTCTTTCATAAGGCCAGAATGAATAATGACACTACACACAAAACCTCACAGACTAAAGAGGCTGCACAGGCCCACTGaccaaaataatacacacaccGAACAGCTGGCTTGGCTACGTTGGCTCACGTGAGCGGGTAATTAAATCAGTTACTCTGTAGTGGCCATTGAAGTATGACACTATGCAGAATGTTACCAGGGTCTTGTGCATCTAATTTGTGTCAACTGACTCTTAACAACCGCAATCAACTGAAATTCCTTCCACTCTCAGCGGAGTGTGGGGACTTGCattcatgaatttaatttatttttgaaaacgtTTTaacttacaacacacacacacacacacacacagaaaaaggtCATTGTGAGGACACGGAAGTCATGCAGGGACGAGCGCATTGCAGTCGATgagaagagggagaagagagaagagggaggtcAGAGGAATGGAGACTGCGTAGACTGGCAGGAGCTGGGTTGGGGGCTCGCTTGCGCACCTCCTCTTTCAATCTCAACATTGATTGGCCCACAGCTCAGCACTCAATCTCAACACTGATTGGCCCAAGAGAACAGCTTCCCTATTAGGTCCATACAgatttaaaagtaattacactgaaaattagattcattctttctttcttttttttttaaaacaacaaagttAGTTGTTATAAGGCACGTCAGATTGTTGAGTTGTGAAATGCAGATCTTCCTAGGCGGACAAATACCATGCGGTGCCATCTGTAGGGCGGACACGGGCCAACCCTGACACCAATCCCACCGTGAagctgcgggttcgattccccgccATGGCACCCTGGGCACTAACACACCCCCGGTCTAGAGCCCCCCTGCCTGCCCCGTCAgaataaaagggaaaaggaCGACGGACGGTCTGCTCtccattttagaaaaaaagcacaaaaaaacacaacattgttcttaaacactgcagcagaacGTCAGCCAGATGTCCCCAGGAGgagatttaaatgaaaagtgTAACCGAACTGATGAAGCCACTGTTATAACAGCTCTTAACCCTGCTATCCATCACTGTTATAACAGCTCTTAACCCTGCTATCCATCACTGTTATAACAGCTCTTAACCCCGCTGTGGCCTGGAGAGAGTCCGCCTGAGCGGGTATCCACGGAGACGCGCGGTAAAGAccgcctctctccctgcaggactGCTGAGTGGCACAGTCTGCGGGTCTGAGGGCTGCACTGCTCAggcagctgcacacacactgcaggcacaATGAGTCAGCCAAAACCAGCGCCCCCTTGTGGTGGTGCAATTCTccactgcactgagctccactgcttcagtaataaaataaacatgacgCATGTAAGAATAGTGGCTCAGCCAAAAGCAAGGTAAAGAGAGAGGGCagactccagccaatcagctggaaGCAAGGTAAAGAGAGGGCGgacttcagccaatcagccggaAGCAAGGTAAAGAGAGGGCAGACTCCAGCCAATCGGCCGGAAGCAAGGATATGAGAGGGCagactccagccaatcagcgaGAAGCAAGGTAAAGAGAGGGCAAACTCCAGCCAATCTGACGGGAGCAAGGTTAAGACAGGACggactccagccaatcagctggaaGCAAGGTTAAGACAGGGCGGACTCCAACCAATCAGGGCAGACTAACGTGGCCAATGAGATTTCGGGCTATGGCTAGGTGAGGACACACTGTAAGACACAAATTCCCTCCCAGAAGAACGGGCAGTTTTGGGACTCCATAAACGGGCGGGAGTCTAAAATCACAGCTAAGAGCAAGAACGTCCTACTcaagaaaaatgggaaaataagtaatgaaaaatgaaaaccaaatggACTGGATACATCACAATAGAATAACAAAAacgtacatacagta
This region of Anguilla anguilla isolate fAngAng1 chromosome 5, fAngAng1.pri, whole genome shotgun sequence genomic DNA includes:
- the pgm2 gene encoding phosphoglucomutase-2, which gives rise to MDNDIATGDVKLNHAIKQWLQFDKNPKTLAAVRAMLKGGSVEELRRCFGARMEFGTAGLRAAMGPGISCMNDLTIIQTTQGLCRYLEQRFSDLKARGVAIGFDARAHPESGGSSKRFARLATAVLIGRGVPVYLFSDITPTPFVPFTVSHLKLCAGIMVTASHNPKQDNGYKVYWDNGAQIIPPHDTGIASAVEESLEPWPQAWEDQLVRDSPLVKDPLQDIQREYFLAIQDMCFHRSINKSSEVKFVHTSVHGVGHAFVQSAFQAFDLRPPFAVPEQKEPDPEFPTVKYPNPEEGEGVLTLSFALADKEGATVVLANDPDADRLAVAEKQQSGQWRVFSGNELGALLGWWLFRCWRQKFPEPSKVKDVYMLASTVSSKILRAIALKQGFHFEETLTGFKWMGNRAKQLLDQGRTVLFAFEEAIGYMCCPAVLDKDGVSAAAIAAELTSYISKQGSSLSQQLTAIYEEYGYHITKNSYFICHDQDTIRGLFQRLRNFDGENTYPTRCGSFTVSSVRDLTTGYDSQQPDKKAVLPTSKSSQMITFTFSNGGVATMRTSGTEPKIKYYTELCAAPGNSDVKRLKMELDDLVDAIVEHFFEPEKNHLEGRKE